A portion of the Thermothelomyces thermophilus ATCC 42464 chromosome 5, complete sequence genome contains these proteins:
- a CDS encoding carbohydrate esterase family 16 protein (CAZy_ID 267909), translating into MGRFLTTTALALLATGGAATARPIRACDVSTKYLITFGDSYSQTGFDVTGTKPSASNPLGNPPLPGWTASGGLNWVGFLVSEFNTSTTLSYNFAYGGATTNATIVPPYQPTVLSFIDQVAQFSGSIARKPDYAPWNADNALFGVWIGVNDVGNVWWDPNYDSLLEQIMESYFGQLQILYDAGARNFVLLSVPPIQRTPAVLLNNSPENQKAEALAVDKYNEALAANLEAFTDKNGGITAKIVDTGVPFNTALDNPTDYGAPDATCYNSDGKSCLWFNDYHPGIEINRLVAQAVADAWKGSFF; encoded by the exons ATGGGTCGCTTcctgacgacgacggcgttgGCTCTTCTCGCAACGGGTGGGGCAGCTACCGCGAGACCTATCAGGGCTTGTGACGTCTCTACCAAGTACCTTATCACTTTCGGCGACTCGTACTCCCAGACCGGTTTCGACGTCACGGGCACCAAGCCGTCGGCGAGCAACCCGCTCGGCAACCCTCCGCTACCCGGGTGGACGGCCAGCGGCGGGCTGAACTGGGTCGGCTTCCTGGTCTCCGAGTTCAACACGTCGACGACGCTGTCGTACAACTTTGCCTACGGCGGCGCCACGACCAACGCCACCATCGTGCCGCCCTACCAGCCGACGGTGCTCAGCTTCATCGACCAGGTTGCCCAGTTCAGCGGCAGCATCGCGAGGAAGCCAGACTATGCGCCGTGGAACGCCGACAATGCACTCTTTGGCGTCTGGATCGGTGTCAACGATGTGGGCAACGTCTGGTGGGATCCCAACTATGACTCGCTCCTCGAGCAGATCATGGAGAGCTACTTCGGTCAGCTTCAGATTCTTTACGACGCCGGAGCCAGGAACTTTGTCCTTCTCAGCGTGCCGC CCATCCAGCGGACGCCGGCGGTGCTGCTCAACAACTCGCCCGAGAACCAGAAGGCCGAGGCGCTCGCGGTCGATAAGTACAACGAAGCCCTCGCGGCCAACCTCGAGGCCTTCACGGACAAGAACGGCGGCATCACGGCCAAGATTGTCGACACGGGTGTGCCCTTCAACACTGCCCTCGACAACCCTACCGACTACGGCGCCCCCGACGCCACCTGCTACAACAGCGACGGCAAGTCCTGCCTATGGTTCAACGACTACCACCCCGGCATCGAGATCAACAGGCTGGTCGCCCAGGCGGTCGCCGATGCCTGGAAGGGCAGCTTTTTCTGA
- a CDS encoding glycoside hydrolase family 94 protein (CAZy_ID 268064): MRKEGSLLYPSNNGARYELTSPTAMPKAGGFLWNQKMMIQITCRGYATAQFMQPEPAKYAYAPNIEAKTFMQPEPNYYAHHPGRFVYIKDLETGQLFSAPYEPVRATADRFVFSVGKTDVAWVVEHMGIRVEMVMGLPTHDVAELWTIKVTNISGRSRRISVTPYFPIGYMSWMNQFAEWSEDLVGVVASCITPYQKAADYFKNKYLKDKTYFLCETPPDSWDANQQAFEGEGGLHNPSALQEPKLTCRDARYETPTAAVQYRIELNAGEESEYRFLFGPAYDEAEIRTMRSRYLSKEAFLRTADEYAAYMERGRGCLRIETPDKELDNFVNNWLPRQVYYHGDVNRLTTDPQTRNYLQDNMGMNYIRPEVSRRALITALSQQEASGAMPDGILLAEGAELKYINQIPHTDHCVWLPLTLEVYLSETGDYGLLKERIRTENGDNFTVFERLCRAMDFLLKLRDERGLSYIAQGDWCDPMNMVGYRGKGVSGWLTIATAFALKLWAGVCEHEGATELAERFRAGADECNAAANKYLWDGDWFARGITDDNVVFGIKKDLEGRIWLNPQSFAILSGAASREQVSRMLPEIDAQLDTPYGVVMFAPPFTKMREDIGRVTQKAVGSAENGAVYNHASVFYVHSLYRLGGQQDRAYKHLRQLIPGPSEADYRQRGQLPIFLPNYYRGGWHQFPRTAGRSSQLFNTGTSSWAYRCVIEGLCGLRGEADGLVVRPQLPSGWDAIKVTREFRGATFRLDVRRADVQDVVVSVGGKTLPQPKITEFKAGETYQVSVLVPQ, translated from the coding sequence ATGAGGAAAGAAGGCTCGCTTCTCTATCCCTCTAACAATGGGGCCCGCTACGAGCTGACGAGCCCAACGGCCATGCCCAAGGCCGGCGGCTTCCTGTGGAACCAAAAGATGATGATCCAAATCACCTGCCGCGGATATGCCACTGCACAATTCATGCAGCCGGAGCCGGCAAAGTATGCCTACGCACCCAACATTGAAGCCAAGACCTTCATGCAGCCGGAGCCGAACTACTATGCCCACCACCCGGGCCGGTTCGTCTACATCAAGGACCTCGAGACGGGCCAGCTCTTCTCGGCGCCATATGAGCCAGTCCGGGCGACGGCAGACCGATTCGTCTTTTCCGTCGGCAAGACCGATGTCGCCTGGGTGGTCGAGCACATGGGCATCCGCGTCGAGATGGTCATGGGCTTGCCGACACATGACGTCGCCGAGCTGTGGACCATCAAGGTGACCAACATCTCCGGCCGCTCTCGCAGAATCAGTGTCACGCCCTACTTCCCCATCGGCTACATGTCATGGATGAACCAGTTCGCCGAATGGAGCGAGGACCTGGTCGGCGTCGTTGCCAGCTGCATTACCCCGTACCAGAAGGCCGCCGACTACTTCAAGAACAAGTACTTGAAGGACAAGACATACTTCTTGTGCGAGACGCCGCCAGACTCGTGGGATGCCAATCAACAGGCCTttgagggcgagggcgggcTCCACAACCCCTCCGCTCTGCAGGAGCCGAAGCTGACTTGCAGGGATGCTCGATACGAGACGCCCACGGCCGCCGTCCAATACCGCATCGAGCTTAATGCCGGCGAGGAGAGCGAGTACCGATTCCTGTTCGGTCCTGCCTacgacgaggccgagatcCGCACCATGCGCTCGCGCTACCTGAGCAAGGAGGCCTTCCTGCGGACGGCCGACGAGTATGCCGCCTACATGGAGCGGGGGCGCGGTTGCTTGCGCATCGAGACGCCCGACAAGGAGCTCGACAACTTTGTCAACAACTGGCTGCCCCGCCAGGTCTACTACCACGGCGACGTCAACCGTTTGACCACCGATCCCCAGACGCGAAACTACCTGCAGGACAACATGGGCATGAACTACATCAGGCCCGAGGTGTCGCGCAGGGCCTTGATCACGGCCCTTTCGCAGCAGGAGGCCAGCGGCGCCATGCCGGACGGCATCTTGCTCGCCGAGGGCGCCGAGCTCAAGTACATCAACCAGATCCCTCACACCGACCATTGCGTGTGGCTGCCTCTGACGCTCGAGGTGTACCTGTCCGAGACGGGGGACTACGGGCTGCTGAAGGAGCGCATCCGGACCGAGAACGGCGACAACTTCACCGTCTTTGAGCGCCTGTGCCGCGCCATGGACTTCCTCCTGAAGCTGCGTGACGAGCGAGGGCTCAGCTACATCGCCCAGGGCGACTGGTGCGACCCCATGAACATGGTCGGCTACAGGGGCAAGGGCGTGTCGGGCTGGCTGACGATCGCCACCGCCTTCGCGCTCAAGCTCTGGGCCGGCGTCTGCGAGCACGAGGGCGCCACCGAGCTGGCAGAGCGCTTCCGCGCGGGCGCCGACGAGTGCAACGCCGCAGCCAACAAGTACCTCTGGGACGGCGACTGGTTCGCGCGCGGCATCACCGACGACAACGTCGTCTTCGGCATTAAGAAGGACCTCGAGGGCCGCATCTGGCTCAACCCGCAATCCTTCGCCATCCTCAGCGGCGCCGCCAGCCGGGAGCAGGTCTCGAGAATGTTGCCGGAGATCGACGCCCAGCTCGACACCCCCTACGGCGTCGTCATGTTCGCGCCACCCTTCACCAAGATGCGCGAGGACATTGGCCGCGTGACGCAGAAGGCGGTCGGGTCGGCGGAGAACGGCGCCGTGTACAACCACGCCAGCGTCTTCTATGTCCACAGCCTGTACCGGCTCGGGGGGCAGCAGGACCGCGCCTATAAGCACCTCCGCCAGCTGATCCCCGGCCCCAGCGAGGCCGACTACCGCCAGCGCGGCCAGCTGCCTATCTTCCTGCCCAACTACTACCGCGGCGGCTGGCACCAGTTCCCCCGGACGGCCGGCCGGTCCAGCCAGCTCTTCAACACGGGTACCTCCTCGTGGGCCTACCGCTGCGTCATCGAGGGGTTGTGCGGGCTCCGCGGCGAAGCCGACGGTCTGGTTGTCCGGCCCCAGCTGCCCAGCGGCTGGGACGCCATCAAGGTGACACGCGAGTTCCGCGGCGCCACCTTCCGCTTGGACGTCCGCCGCGCCGACGTCCAGGACGTTGTCGTCAGCGTCGGCGGCAAGACCCTGCCGCAGCCCAAGATCACCGAGTTCAAGGCTGGTGAGACGTATCAAGTTTCGGTTCTGGTGCCTCAGTAG